One window of the Lodderomyces elongisporus chromosome 6, complete sequence genome contains the following:
- the RET2 gene encoding coatomer subunit delta (BUSCO:EOG09264V3H), which yields MVVLAASICTRGGKALLSRQFRDISKDRITALLANFPSLISNSTSQHTSVEDENVRYVYQPLEEFYIVLITNKTSNILQDIDTLHLFASTISNILRNVDEREIFDNAFDIIDAFDEVINLGYKENLSLSQVQTFLEMDSHEEKIQEIIERNKELEATEERKRRAKEIQRKEMARQASGLGAGAGAGYNASFNQGMNYGMGNSTQSVQPTYQPSPTIETAGTEQPTKSSFSSRPRGGGLQLGKKPTKARSATSAAASSAGSANEPLLSTQQPVFHHAPSQQQQQQQQQQQYSTPVSKSGSPAPQASRVPNNGILVTINEKVNAKLTRDGSIKSSEVKGDLILRINDSALGNSKILLKFHDKADKKSFKIHPNVDRNKVHNENIITVKDKTKTFPTNDQATGVLKWRYLGKADDTSFIPILITAWVNIDDESSTASVTLEYELSAEFLEAHEANGEFKVENVKILVPVINHDIILQENDLVSYDILDQTGTVFTIANIDLQEPQGSFEFSVPLDNVDEGEDSLFPMELQFDINNTGLIEGDVSLGGVSITDVVSNDEEEKSLPFDLHSNVISDSYIVE from the coding sequence AGCTGCATCAATTTGTACCCGTGGTGGTAAGGCGTTATTGTCGAGACAATTTAGGGATATTTCCAAGGATAGAATCACTGCATTGTTGGCCAATTTCCCGAGCTTGATTTCCAACTCTACTAGTCAACATACTAGTGTTGAGGATGAAAACGTTAGATATGTTTACCAGCCATTGGAAGAATTTTACATCGTTTTGAttacaaacaaaacttCCAACATTTTGCAGGATATTGATACGTTACACTTGTTTGCGTCAACAATCAGCAACATCTTGAGAAATGTTGATGAACGCGAAATCTTTGACAATGCGTTTGATATTATCGATGCGTTTGATGAAGTGATCAATTTGGGATACAAGGAGAACTTATCTTTGAGCCAAGTACAAACATTCCTCGAAATGGATTCGCATGAAGAGAAAATCCAAGAGATTATCGAGAGAAACAAGGAGTTGGAAGCTAcagaagagagaaagagaagagccAAGGAAATACAGAGAAAGGAAATGGCAAGACAAGCAAGTGGACTTGGAGCTGGTGCAGGTGCGGGATACAACGCATCCTTTAATCAAGGTATGAATTACGGAATGGGCAACTCTACACAATCAGTTCAACCTACATACCAACCTTCACCAACTATCGAGACAGCTGGTACTGAGCAACCTACTAAACTGTCCTTCTCTTCAAGACCAAGAGGAGGTGGGCTACAATTGGGCAAGAAGCCAACTAAAGCAAGGTCAGCCACTTCTGCCGCTGCATCCTCTGCTGGATCAGCAAATGAACCGTTACTCTCTACACAGCAACCAGTTTTCCACCACGCACCAtcacaacagcaacagcaacagcaacaacaacaacagtataGTACACCGGTTTCCAAAAGTGGGTCTCCTGCTCCACAAGCTTCAAGAGTGCCCAATAATGGTATTTTGGTCacaataaatgaaaaagtgaATGCCAAATTAACACGTGACGGTTCAATTAAATCGTCTGAAGTCAAGGGAGATTTGATCCTCAGGATAAACGACCTGGCATTGGGCAACTCCAAGATTTTGCTCAAATTCCATGACAAGGCAGATAAGAAACTGTTCAAGATTCACCCAAATGTTGATCGTAATAAAGTTCATAATGAAAATATCATTACTGTTAAGGACAAGACAAAGACATTCCCAACAAACGACCAGGCAACTGGTGTTTTGAAATGGAGATATCTTGGTAAAGCCGATGATACAAGCTTTATTCCAATCTTGATTACTGCATGGGTAAATATAGATGACGAGTCTTCGACAGCCTCGGTGACATTGGAGTATGAATTATCAGCAGAGTTTCTTGAGGCACACGAGGCCAATGGAGAATTTAAAGTGGAGAATGTAAAGATCTTGGTACCGGTAATCAACCACGATATTATTTTACAAGAAAATGATTTAGTATCGTACGATATATTGGATCAAACGGGTACTGTTTTCACAATTGCCAATATTGACTTACAGGAACCACAAGGATCATTTGAGTTTTCTGTGCCCTTGGATAACGTCGATGAGGGCGAGGACTCCTTATTCCCTATGGAATTACAGTTTGATATAAACAATACCGGTTTGATAGAAGGTGACGTGTCATTGGGTGGTGTTTCCATTACCGATGTTGTGtcaaatgatgaagaagaaaagtcCTTGCCTTTTGATTTGCATTCAAATGTGATTTCAGATAGCTACATTGTGGagtaa
- the PDE1 gene encoding 3',5'-cyclic-nucleotide phosphodiesterase pde1 (BUSCO:EOG092620FM) gives MSFELTFLGTSGGPLEGNTCSILLKSADISYETILDLNIEEDNSLSVRSNSQDESRKNSATSNVSTTSTTSTTSTKSTKSTTSLTNLDPSLRSYKLDELICVDAGSGMGKLTEIILQESKLQKSNCNLLDYYSDSESINFYYHPSIQITTPFIHFKQPNTIMYTKSIFQRLSNFLISHPHLDHVSSLVINSAGFATNNPPKQVWGSKYTINSLQNHYFNGVVWPNMPSFDILRLNQMKYKQSNNVGRFKVKMFPLSHGELNIITKKEKNGGKENELSLEITGNRRHSSITTIPPGVNDDEYIKTKLSSKLGGSSSTNTLSSLNMQPLESYPASPTNTTNPTKPPVSDSVLEPASMATTLQNTSSQPTNGSKSNSNDSVSHLNYNLTIWKEAAAPLIISGRLRAIVVECSNSFEIDENKLYGHLTPRHVVNELKVLERECRLLLAERSQGSPPSEVREPEIFVTENKKESDFEKSFKSTTRNLDQPLRGLNIIINHVKEPLLSNYRQIRDPRKQILLELNKLNEEEKLGVYFSVALSGTSIII, from the exons ATGTCTTTTGAATTGACATTTCTTGGAACGAGTGGTGGTCCACTTGAAGGAAACACATGCTCCATCCTTCTTAAATCAGCCGATATATCGTACGAAACCATTCTTGATTTAAATATCGAAGAGGATAATAGCCTATCTGTCCGATCTAACAGCCAAGACGAGAGTAGAAAGAACTCGGCGACTTCCAATGTTAGCACTACAAGCACTACAAGTACCACAAGTACTAAAAGTACTAAAAGTACCACCTCACTAACAAACCTTGATCCTTCTTTAAGACTGTATAAGCTTGATGAGCTCATATGTGTTGATGCTGGATCGGGAATGGGTAAATTGACAGAAATAATTCTCCAAGAAAGTAAACTTCAAAAGTCCAATTGTAATCTCCTCGACTATTACTCGGACTCCGAGTCAATAAATTTTTACTACCATCCTAGTATTCAGATCACTACACCCTTTATCCATTTTAAACAACCAAATACGATAATGTACACCAAATCGATTTTCCAAAGGCTTTCTAATTTCCTCATTTCACATCCACATTTAGACCACGTAAGTTCATTAGTGATCAACTCTGCCGGATTTGCAACTAATAATCCGCCTAAACAAGTATGGGGTAGTAAATACACTATAAATTCACTACAAAATCATTATTTTAATGGGGTAGTATGGCCCAATATGCCAAGCTTTGATATCTTGCGGCTCAATCAAATGAAGTATAAACAGAGTAATAATGTGGGACGGTTTAAAGTGAAAATGTTTCCTTTGAGTCATGGAGAATTGAACATcattaccaaaaaagaaaaaaatggtggaaaagaaaatgaactTTCATTGGAAATAACAGGAAATCGACGACACTCAAGTATAACCACTATCCCGCCAGGGGTGAATGACGACGAATATATAAAGACAAAATTGAGCAGCAAACTTGGTGGCAGTTCATCAACTAATACGCTAAGTTCTTTGAACATGCAACCTTTGGAGTCGTACCCTGCTTCCCCTACAAATACAACCAATCCAACAAAACCACCAGTATCTGATTCAGTTTTAGAGCCGGCTTCAATGGCAACGACATTGCAAAATACATCTTCTCAACCAACAAATGGATCCAAGTCAAACTCAAA CGATTCAGTATCGCATCTAAATTACAACCTCACAATTTGGAAAGAAGCAGCTGCGCCATTGATTATCTCAGGTCGGTTACGtgccattgttgttgagtgCTCAAATAGTTTTGAAATCGATGAGAATAAGCTATATGGCCATCTAACACCAAGGCATGTAGTTAATGAGTTAAAGGTATTGGAAAGAGAATGTAGACTTTTACTTGCCGAGCGCAGTCAGGGTAGCCCGCCAAGTGAGGTTCGAGAACCCGAGATTTTTGTTACAGAAAATAAGAAGGAAAGTGACTTTGAAAAGAGCTTTAAATCCACCACGCGAAATTTAGATCAACCATTACGGGGTCTAAATATCATTATCAATCATGTCAAGGAACCGCTATTATCAAATTATAGACAGATAAGAGACCCGCGAAAACAAATCTTGTTAGAGCTAAACAAGCTCaacgaagaagagaaaCTTGGTGTTTACTTTTCAGTTGCACTTAGCGGGACTTCGATTATAATTTAA
- the PRE4 gene encoding Proteasome subunit beta type-7 (BUSCO:EOG09263XZN; MEROPS:MER0001711) — protein sequence MNHDPFQWGRPSNDTYGPYNHRIAQANNAEFIDHSNTSLHSAFPKMNTQQPIITGTSVIASKFSNGIIMAADHVGSYGSLLRFNNIQRLIRVGSETVVGISGDISDLQYIERLLDELEIEEEVYDNEADGANAFLRAPNVHEYLSRVMYNRRSKMNPLWNSIVVGGFDSERKPFLKYVDLLGVTYHASTIATGFGSHLAIPLLRQLIPEDKDYVKVNETEARKVVDDCMRVLFYRDARSGEQFSRVVITFDDEKSGNDKINFEFVKDVKVENQSWRFAQDIRGYASKQQ from the coding sequence atgaaTCACGATCCGTTTCAATGGGGAAGACCCTCTAACGATACTTATGGTCCATACAACCACAGAATTGCACAAGCCAACAATGCCGAATTCATTGATCACTCCAACACTAGTCTTCATAGTGCTTTTCCAAAGATGAATACTCAGCAACCTATAATTACTGGTACTTCTGTGATTGCGTCAAAATTCTCCAATGGTATAATTATGGCTGCAGACCATGTTGGTTCTTATGGCTCGCTCTTGCGATTCAATAATATCCAACGATTGATCCGCGTCGGCTCAGAAACTGTGGTTGGTATTTCGGGAGACATTTCAGATTTACAATACATTGAACGATTATTAGACGAATTGgagattgaagaagaggttTACGATAACGAGGCTGATGGTGCAAATGCATTTTTGCGTGCTCCAAATGTCCATGAGTACCTCTCTCGAGTAATGTACAACAGAAGATCCAAAATGAACCCATTGTGGAATAGTATCGTGGTTGGTGGATTTGATAGCGAGAGGAAGCCCTTTTTGAAGTACGTTGATTTGCTTGGTGTAACATATCATGCATCAACTATTGCCACGGGATTCGGTTCACATTTGGCAATCCCATTGTTGAGACAATTGATTCCAGAGGACAAAGATTACGTCAAAGTGAATGAGACAGAGGCACGGAAAGTTGTGGATGATTGCATGAGGGTCTTGTTCTATAGAGATGCTAGATCGGGCGAACAGTTTTCTCGTGTAGTGATTACTTTTGATGACGAAAAAAGCGGGAACGATAAAATCAACTTTGAGTTTGTCAAGGATGTTAAGGTCGAGAACCAAAGCTGGAGGTTTGCACAGGATATTAGAGGATATGCAAGTAAGCAACAGTAG
- a CDS encoding uncharacterized protein (BUSCO:EOG09264T1U), which translates to MSDKLARTIQRFQTKIDSGSFYEAHQTIRTITNRYVKAKQYTEARDLLYQGATILTKNKEYASASDLINYLIQVYDEEELKITDKDAKYKLIELISNLPNDDPSLNDLANASISWSQKSSVCEKFGDSDLHHLFGVKLLSSLENDADNNGVAARDAEQKSKLFAIAELHLVLGTFESVPIYVSYLAKTAQINKDIDPGVFLSRAVINYAYLKNIKFVKEAQTLFFEKIKGYVGKEGEVIKSVEYFENYPLLNFIQLLVQTIQKEPSTNGQKFLKLYDHYKLLLKQREILAPVEYLGKLYFNLNLGSGQGGNMLANLMGGLFK; encoded by the coding sequence ATGTCTGATAAATTGGCTAGAACTATTCAGCGATTCCAAACAAAGATTGATTCTGGATCATTCTACGAAGCACATCAAACTATACGCACTATTACCAATCGATATGTCAAAGCCAAGCAATACACAGAAGCAAGGGACTTGTTATACCAAGGTGCTACTATTctcaccaaaaacaaagaatatgCCTCAGCTTCTGACTTGATCAATTACTTGATTCAAGTATACGACGAGGAAGAGTTGAAAATCACCGACAAGGATGCCAAGTATAAATTGATTGAATTGATTTCCAACTTGCCCAATGATGATCCGCTGCTCAATGATTTGGCCAATGCAAGTATATCATGGTCACAGAAATCCAGTGTATGCGAAAAATTTGGAGATTCGGACTTGCACCATCTATTTGGTGTGAAGTTACTATCACTGTTAGAAAACGATGCTGACAATAACGGCGTTGCTGCTAGAGATGCAGAGCAAAAGAGTAAATTATTTGCCATCGCTGAATTGCATTTGGTCTTGGGAACTTTTGAATCTGTTCCCATTTATGTCAGTTATCTTGCCAAAACTGCACAAATTAACAAGGACATTGACCCCGGGGTGTTTTTGAGTAGAGCCGTGATCAACTATgcatatttgaaaaatatcaaatttgtcaaagAAGCCCAGAcattattttttgaaaaaataaagggatatgttggaaaagaaggagaagtgATTAAATCTGTCGAATATTTCGAAAATTACCCATTGCTTAACTTTATTCAATTGTTGGTgcaaacaatacaaaaagagCCACTGACCAATGGTCAAAAGTTTCTAAAATTATACGATCATTACAAACTTCTTTTAAAACAAAGGGAGATACTAGCACCAGTGGAATATCTTGGTAAGCTCTATTTCAATCTAAATCTAGGTTCTGGTCAGGGCGGTAACATGCTCGCCAATCTTATGGGCGGGTTATTTAAAtag
- a CDS encoding uncharacterized protein (BUSCO:EOG09265BJ3) — protein MSDVSTTTQASFTTSNNKDSGHPSTKSKEARTGRDNQRYNSTTGARIVSGCICLNSTKDKVVMISSSKHKHRWILPKGGNETDETEMETAIRETWEEAGVEGKIIKNLPVVLDSRGQKAPVIKGDFNESEGPVPKSEFHFFEMQVEELSMEWPEQKKRERRWCTYSEAKHELIKSKRPELVTALNSSSIIKDTNDENDKY, from the coding sequence ATGAGTGACGTATCTACTACTACACAAGCCTCGTTTACCACATCCAATAACAAGGACCTGGGTCATCCAAGTACTAAATCCAAAGAGGCACGTACGGGTCGTGATAATCAACGCTACAACTCAACCACTGGAGCACGTATAGTGTCTGGTTGTATTTGTCTCAACTCTACAAAGGACAAAGTAGTGATgatttcatcttcaaagCATAAGCATAGATGGATCTTACCCAAAGGAGGTAATGAAACGGACGAGACGGAGATGGAAACAGCAATAAGAGAAACATGGGAAGAAGCAGGTGTAGAAGGTAAAATAATTAAGAATTTGCCAGTGGTGTTGGATTCAAGGGGCCAGAAAGCACCAGTTATCAAGGGCGACTTTAATGAAAGCGAAGGACCTGTACCCAAGAGTgagtttcattttttcGAAATGCAAGTCGAGGAATTGAGCATGGAATGGCCagagcaaaagaagagagaaaggcGATGGTGTACATATTCCGAAGCAAAACACGAATTGATCAAGCTGAAACGGCCAGAGTTGGTGACAGCATTGAACTCAAGCTCGATAATCAAAGACACAAACgatgaaaatgataaatattga
- the GIT3 gene encoding glycerophosphoinositol permease, protein MASRDLPHSFNELVTGWARRIPSEITILNRGQLASEETDVIPDVGKDPHSPITEDDESSVVETKVRVKNLWPAFASGAGLFSDGYVNNSISTVLFCLKTIYGDEFSKSNAINNIGSIAFVGTVVGQLSFGYISDRIARKGGMMAANIMLIVFTLLCAVGSWGKTTQGFFACLTVWRFFLGVAIGAEYPTSSVIASEFANQLPAGHRNRYFSWFTNFMIDFGFVVSAFVPFVLIWIFTEKHLRALWRLTIGLGVIPPLSLFLIRLKMKDSKSFNKLHMKSVRYRDYPWWLIVKFYWFRLTIVSLIWFIYDFSAYSFGSFNTIIISEIIPDAPIWKQWGWSVVFNLFYLPGAFLGALSADYIGPRLTLAIGVGCQGIIGFAMSARLNDLKKHIAGFVVTFGIFSTFGEFGPGNNIGLLAAKTSATAIRGQYYGIAAAIGKIGAFVGTWVFPAIQKHYAYDEQLTLQVPFYISSALCMLSASLALFFLPFVGQDAINREDADFVNYLKANGFDTALLGEPGVVNEHGSDGVTAATDESGESLEGPKTEDYNVEHKSM, encoded by the coding sequence ATGGCGTCAAGAGATTTACCACATTCTTTTAATGAGCTAGTCACAGGCTGGGCAAGACGTATCCCATCTGAGATTACCATCTTGAACCGTGGACAGCTTGCTTCTGAAGAAACAGATGTAATCCCCGATGTTGGGAAAGATCCACACTCCCCCATCACCGAAGACGATGAATCCTCAGTAGTTGAAACAAAAGTTCGTGTCAAGAACCTTTGGCCTGCATTTGCCTCGGGTGCCGGTTTATTCTCCGACGGTTATGTCAACAACTCTATTTCCACtgtgttgttttgtttaaaaacaatttatGGCGATGAGTTCTCCAAGAGTAATGCAATAAATAATATTGGTTCCATAGCGTTTGTAGGTACCGTTGTTGGTCAATTGAGTTTTGGCTACATCTCGGATCGTATTGCAAGAAAAGGAGGTATGATGGCTGCAAATATCATGTTGATTGTATTCACTTTGCTATGTGCCGTTGGTTCATGGGGTAAAACCACCCAAGGCTTTTTTGCATGTTTAACCGTATGGAGATTCTTTTTAGGAGTTGCCATTGGTGCAGAGTACCCCACCTCATCTGTTATTGCCTCTGAGTTTGCTAATCAATTGCCCGCTGGCCACAGAAACAGATATTTCAGTTGGTTCACCAATTTTATGATTGATTTcggttttgttgtttctgcATTTGTCCCATTTGTGCTTATTTGGATCTTTACTGAGAAACACTTGAGGGCATTGTGGAGATTAACCATTGGTCTTGGTGTTATTCCACCATTATCCTTGTTTCTCATTcgtttgaaaatgaaggaTTCCAAATCATTTAACAAGTTGCACATGAAACTGGTGAGGTATAGAGATTATCCATGGTGGTTGATTGTCAAGTTTTACTGGTTTAGATTAACCATTGTTTCCCTTATTTGGTTTATATACGACTTTTCTGCCTACTCATTTGGTTCATTCAATACTATCATCATTAGTGAAATCATTCCCGACGCTCCTATTTGGAAACAATGGGGTTGGTCAGTTGTTTTCAACTTGTTTTACTTGCCCGGTGCATTCCTTGGTGCACTTTCTGCTGATTACATTGGTCCAAGACTTACATTGGCCATTGGTGTTGGCTGTCAAGGTATAATTGGGTTTGCCATGTCTGCAAGACTCAATGACTTGAAGAAGCACATTGCTGGGTTTGTGGTGACTTTTGGTATTTTTTCCACATTTGGTGAATTTGGTCCTGGTAACAATATTGGTCTTCTTGCAGCTAAAACTTCTGCAACGGCAATCCGTGGTCAATACTATGGTATTGCAGCCGCCATTGGTAAGATTGGTGCCTTTGTTGGTACCTGGGTATTCCCAGCCATCCAAAAGCACTATGCATACGATGAGCAATTGACATTACAGGTTCCCTTTTATATCAGTTCTGCATTGTGTATGCTTAGTGCCTCGTTGGCATTATTTTTCTTGCCATTTGTTGGACAAGATGCCATCAATAGGGAGGATGCCGACTTTGTCAATTATTTGAAAGCCAATGGGTTTGATACTGCATTATTGGGAGAGCCAGGTGTTGTTAATGAACATGGAAGCGATGGTGTCACTGCTGCAACTGATGAGAGTGGAGAATCCTTGGAAGGACCAAAGACTGAAGACTACAATGTCGAACACAAGTCGATGTAA
- the GIT2 gene encoding glycerophosphoinositol permease, translated as MASRDLPHSFKEFSTQWYKNVKSEIIINKSKQQLLQDDFQPDTYLSQDGKESFTNSSTHSIINATNGNRDDDDEDDEEESGTRSVDTNTSATRKSPHKVKMQNLWAAFASGAGLFADGYVNNSIGIVLACLSLIYGDEFSKSNAINNIGSIGFVGTVVGQLSFGYISDRIARKGGMMAANIMLIVFTLLCAVGSWGKTTQGFFACLTVWRFFLGVAIGAEYPTSSVIASEFANQLPAGKRNRYFIWFTNFMIDFGFVVSAFVPFVLIWIFTENHLRALWRVTIGLGAVIPFSLFFMRLKIKDSASFSKLHMKQVRYRDYPWWLIVKFYWFRLTIVSLIWFIYNFSVYSFGTFNTIIMGQIIPDAPIWQQWGWSVVFNLFYIPGGFLGAISADYIGPRLTLALGVGLQGVIGMIMSACLNGLRKNIAGFTVVFGIFTSLGEFGPGDNIGLLASKTSATPIRGQYYGIAAAVGKIGAFVGTWIFPAIQRKYHDPENPDLELQVPFYISASLCLFSACLTFFLCPHVGQDAINREDVDFVQYLKSHGFDVAQLGGGENMSEGDLSQYRKSEVASVVEVEKDNSALSEKGKDILQSEKEA; from the coding sequence atggCTTCAAGGGACTTGCCTCATTCATTTAAGGAATTCTCGACTCAATGGTACAAGAATGTCAAGAGCGAAATAATCATCAACAAGTCGAAACAACAGCTTCTTCAAGACGATTTCCAGCCGGACACATACCTCTCCCAAGATGGTAAAGAGTCTTTTACCAACTCCAGTACGCACTCCATTATAAATGCTACCAATGGTAAtcgtgatgatgatgatgaggatgatgaggaGGAATCTGGCACTAGGTCCGTTGATACCAACACTTCAGCTACTCGCAAATCACCACACAAGGTCAAGATGCAAAACCTTTGGGCTGCGTTTGCCTCGGGTGCAGGTCTCTTTGCCGATGGGTACGTCAACAACTCTATTGGTATTGTTTTGGCATGCTTGAGCTTGATTTACGGCGATGAGTTCTCCAAGAGTAATGCAATAAATAATATTGGATCTATTGGATTCGTTGGTACAGTTGTTGGTCAATTAAGTTTTGGCTACATCTCGGATCGTATTGCAAGAAAAGGCGGTATGATGGCTGCAAATATCATGTTGATTGTATTCACTTTGCTATGTGCCGTTGGTTCATGGGGTAAAACCACCCAAGGCTTCTTTGCATGTTTAACCGTTTGGAGATTCTTTTTAGGAGTCGCCATTGGTGCAGAGTACCCCACCTCGTCTGTTATTGCCTCTGAGTTTGCTAATCAATTGCCAGCgggtaaaagaaataggTACTTTATCTGGTTCACGAATTTTATGATTGATTTCGGTTTCGTTGTTTCTGCATTTGTCCCATTTGTGCTTATCTGGATCTTTACCGAAAATCATTTAAGGGCATTGTGGAGAGTCACTATTGGTCTTGGTGCAGTTATTCCAttctctttattctttatgaGACTCAAGATCAAAGACTCAGCTTCGTTTAGCAAGTTGCATATGAAACAGGTGAGGTATAGAGATTATCCATGGTGGTTGATTGTCAAGTTTTACTGGTTTAGATTAACCATTGTTTCTCTTATTTGGTTTATTTACAATTTCTCAGTCTATTCTTTTGGTACTTTTAATACCATAATTATGGGTCAAATCATTCCCGATGCGCCCATATGGCAACAATGGGGCTGGTCCGTGGTGTTCAACTTGTTTTATATCCCTGGTGGGTTTCTTGGTGCCATCTCTGCTGATTATATTGGTCCAAGACTTACATTGGCGTTGGGTGTTGGGTTGCAAGGTGTGATTGGTATGATTATGAGTGCTTGTCTCAATGGATTGCGCAAGAATATTGCAGGCTTTACTGTAGTATTTGGTATATTTACCAGTTTGGGTGAGTTTGGACCTGGTGATAATATTGGTCTTTTGGCGTCCAAGACCTCGGCTACTCCCATTCGAGGTCAATATTATGGCATTGCAGCTGCTGTGGGTAAGATTGGTGCATTTGTTGGCACGTGGATTTTCCCAGCTATTCAAAGGAAATACCATGACCCCGAAAACCCCGATTTGGAACTCCAAGTTCCATTTTACATTAGTGCTTCCCTTTGCCTCTTCTCAGCATGTTTaacttttttcctttgtccTCATGTAGGACAAGATGCAATCAATAGAGAGGATGTGGACTTTGTGCAATATTTGAAAAGTCATGGGTTTGATGTTGCGCAACTTGGTGGAGGTGAAAATATGAGTGAAGGAGATTTGAGTCAGTATCGAAAAAGTGAAGTTGCTAGCGTTGTTGAAGTGGAGAAGGATAATAGTGCATTAAGTGAAAAGGGTAAGGATATTTTGCAACTGGAAAAAGAGGCATAA